In Notolabrus celidotus isolate fNotCel1 unplaced genomic scaffold, fNotCel1.pri scaffold_134_arrow_ctg1, whole genome shotgun sequence, the following proteins share a genomic window:
- the apc gene encoding adenomatous polyposis coli protein isoform X2 yields the protein MAAASYDQLLRQVEVLKMENCNLRQELQDNSNHLTKLETEASNMKEVLKQLQGTIEEESGEASGSQLELIERLKEMSLDSAGSKPRSRPPLPTSSSSSSASSGSGSGSGSGSGSGAPAGAAGGHLTPIAIPRRGLPSAGRDSHDRCLEELEKERSLLLAELEKEEKEKDWYYAQLQNLTKRIDSLPLTENFTLQTDMSRRQLEFEARQIRSAMEEQLGSCQEMERRAQARVSRIQQIEKDILKLGARLQVEEVPEVSDSSGSAGAQSSSSRLDHEPASEASYSVPRRITSHLGTKVEMVYSLLSMLGTHDKDDMSRTLLAMSSSQDSCIAMRQSGCLPLLIQLLHGNDKDSLLLGNSRGSKEARARASAALHNIVHSQPDDKRGRREIRVLHLLEQVRHYCEACWSWQENHERGVDQEDNPMPSPVEHQICPAVCVLMKLSFDEEHRHAMNELGGLQAVAELLQVDCEMFGLSSDHYSVTLRRYAGMALTNLTFGDVANKATLCSMKGCMRAMVAQLKSDSEDLQQVIASVLRNLSWRADVNSKKTLREVGSVRALMGCALEVQKESTLKSVLSALWNLSAHCTENKADICAVDGALAFLVGTLTHRSHTNTLAIIESGGGILRNVSSLIATNEAHRQILREHGCLPTLLQHLKSHSLTIVSNACGTLWNLSARDAKDQEALWELGAVGMLRNLIHSRHKMIAMGSAAALRNLMANRPARYKDASVLSPGAGAPSLHARKQKALFEELDAQQLSETFDNIDNLSPKAAHRKGRGCNSAGGAGSTTRSYANTPVLSSPKNGDGSKRTSDDATYIRPVFPPSVRASSDSLNSVTSADGYGNRGKTKPSSDPFLPEESGTNKCCVYRKYPADLAHKIRSANHMADDDGAELDTPINYSLKYSDEQLNSGRQSPSHRSAIESDEDDQQDARLRRRNDGGDSATSGHMAPIPPCYVASTATSNYGADSTGEQPIDYSLKYGADAPRKPLFKPENAAASSVPSPQPSSSNKLRPPPPPTNRSASKSNQESTQTYCVEDTPICFSRGSSLSSLSSEEEEEDGDVIGRKRRGGSVISGGGRSNDYPTLPVSEKDAHEQQQRQQKEAESQTAAAAAAPSTRGRRGHHHHHGHHHHHHHHVTSSGARTPKSPPELPYAQETPLMFSRCTSVSSLDSFSTSSIASSVRSSEPCSGVPSGVVSPSDLPDSPGQTMPPSRAKTPPLPPEIQTTKEDKVKKKQQEESSPDVLLHFATESTPHGFSRASSLSALSLDEPYITAEMKKKKEEQEGGNEERRDEVAQPILDESDDDDDIEILEACINMAMPKSSRKPKKQQQAAPRKPSQLPVYKLLPPQSRAQSQQRKEPPPPPPEEVPRVYCVEGTPLNFSTATSLSDLTIDSPPNEMVAAASIPVAPPTSAQRRQAGLPEGENGDDILAECISAAMPKAKPRKPIRTTPNIDPLQAPPLPPPLPPLAPPPQQQKKKPTSPVKPMPQRSGYNVASAAVAKAKPGFAFDSPRHYTPIEGTPCCFSRNDSLSSLDFDEEDGVEKDEEEKKTKEEEGRKRKQQTAAVFPRTKPATNGTASDEQQKFSIEDTPVCFSRNSSLSSLSDIDQENNNKEFAPPQPLPPPPPPERQDGGKATTAPPPSQADLKPRPTTASGYAPKAFHVEDTPVCFSRNSSLSSLSIDSEDDLLQECISSAMPKKKKKVSAAAPPGPAAPPPEPRPEEEEPSEAPRSPASPDSESFDWKAIQEGANSIVSSLNAAAAAATSLSRQPSSDSDSVLSLKSVGSPFRLPAVTKNAEEEEGEGKEVKRGARVLKGGERTTLDARKKKEEEEEEEESKAVKGGKKVYRSLITGKPRAETAARGRSKPRAAALAKAPGNSDGADRGGGSSRDSTPSRSSTAANQKGSKLSQLPRTASPGSASSSSSASRTAKQSGAGRSAGIPRSESASRVSGSSAAKKQKAEPEKPALVRQSTFIKEAPSPTLKRKLEESAAAAAVTAPLESPSSPESLLPPTTRRHDVNRSHSESPSRPQEVTSSRFSRTGTWKRENGSGGGGGSGGKHSTSLPRVGTWKRTGSSSSVLSASSESSEKGRSEEDCAGRSKGTWRKTKSGSSDASGGRGFPDKSEDVWVRLEDCPVNNPRSASSCSARSPTTANAPPVIDNPAPSKIPPSSSSSSSSSSNLNLRRSCESLEDKHPPERHQPQNQQQPPAQQQQRAQQRSGAVAARVSPFNYTPSPRKSSADVTTPATPTPTTTSSSTTPTRPSLIPTPITKKREPKGGEGGGSSGSGGGGSSERGSYIVTSV from the exons ATGGCAGCAGCGTCCTATGACCAGCTGCTGAGGCAGGTGGAGGTGTTGAAGATGGAGAACTGTAACCTACGACAGGAGCTGCAGGACAACTCCAACCACCTGACCAAGCTGGAGACTGAAGCGTCCAACATGAAG gaagtgctgAAGCAGTTGCAGGGCACCATAGAGGAAGAGTCTGGAGAGGCATCTGGATCTCAGCTGGAGCTCATCGAGAGACTGAAGG AGATGAGCCTGGACTCTGCGGGTTCGAAGCCCAGGTCAAGGCCTCCTCTGCCcacgtcctcctcctccagttcGGCCTcctctggatctggatctggatctggatctggatctggatctggtGCTCCTGCAGGAGCAGCGGGAGGCCACCTGACCCCTATTGCCATCCCCAGGAGAGGGCTGCCGTCTGCAGGCAGAGACAGCCATGACCGCTGCCTGGAGGAGCTTGAGAAGGAGAG GTCTCTCCTATTGGCTGAGcttgagaaggaggagaaggagaaggattGGTACTATGCTCAGCTGCAGAATCTTACCAAGAGGATCGACAGCCTGCCGCTCACTGAGAAT TTCACTCTGCAGACGGACATGAGTCGGCGTCAGCTTGAGTTTGAAGCTCGGCAGATCCGCTCAGCCATGGAAGAGCAGCTGGGCTCCTGtcaggagatggagaggagggctCAG gcccGTGTGTCTCGTATTCAACAGATAGAGAAGGATATCTTAAAGCTTGGAGCCCGTCTTCAG gtggaGGAAGTTCCAGAAGTGAGTGACAGCTCTGGATCAGCTGGAGCTCAG AGCTCCAGCAGCAGATTGGACCACGAGCCAGCCAGTGAGGCGAGCTATTCTGTGCCTCGACGAATCACCAGCCACCTGGGAACCAAG GTGGAGATGGTGTACAGCCTTCTGTCCATGTTGGGGACTCATGATAAAGATGACATGTCACGGACTCTGCTGGCCATGTCTAGCTCTCAGGACTCCTGCATAGCCATGCGTCAGTCCGGCTGTCTGCCTCTGCTCATCCAGCTGCTGCATGGCAACGACAAGGACTCTTTGTTGCTAG GTAACTCACGAGGTAGTAAAGAGGCGCGCGCTCGGGCATCAGCAGCATTGCACAACATCGTTCACAGCCAACCAGACGACAAGCGAGGGCGGAGAGAGATCAGGGTGCTCCACCTGCTGGAACAGGTGCGTCATTACTGTGAGGCGTGCTGGAGCTGGCAAGAGAACCATGAGAGGGGCGTGGACCAGGAAGACAACCCTA TGCCGTCTCCAGTGGAACATCAGATCTGCCCCGCTGTCTGCGTCCTGATGAAGCTTTCATTCGACGAAGAGCACCGCCACGCCATGAACGAGCTGG GTGGTCTACAGGCGGTGGCGGAGCTGCTGCAGGTGGACTGTGAGATGTTCGGTCTCAGTAGCGATCATTACAGCGTGACGCTGAGACGGTATGCCGGCATGGCGCTCACCAACCTGACCTTTGGAGACGTAGCCAATAAG GCCACGCTGTGCTCCATGAAGGGCTGCATGAGAGCGATGGTGGCCCAGCTGAAGTCTGACAGTGAAGACCTGCAGCAG GTCATAGCGAGCGTGCTCAGGAACTTGTCGTGGCGTGCAGACGTCAACAGTAAGAAGACTCTGCGGGAGGTGGGCAGCGTGCGAGCGCTGATGGGCTGCGCCCTGGAGGTCCAGAAG GAGTCCACTCTGAAGTCCGTCCTGAGCGCCCTCTGGAACCTGTCAGCTCATTGCACTGAAAACAAGGCGGACATCTGCGCTGTAGACGGAGCGCTCGCCTTCCTGGTAGGAACCCTGACGCATCGCAGCCACACGAACACGCTCGCCATCATCGAGAGCGGGGGCGGAATCCTGCGTAATGTGTCCAGCCTCATCGCCACCAACGAGGCGCACAG GCAGATCCTGCGTGAGCACGGCTGCCTGCCGACTCTGCTGCAGCACCTGAAGTCTCACAGTTTGACCATCGTGTCCAACGCCTGCGGGACGCTCTGGAATCTGTCCGCCAGAGATGCTAAAGACCAAGAGGCTTTATGGGAGCTGGGCGCCGTGGGCATGCTGCGTAACCTCATTCACTCTCGACACAAGATGATTGCGATGGGAAGCGCCGCCGCCCTCCGTAACCTGATGGCCAACCGGCCGGCCCGCTACAAGGACGCCAGCGTGTTGTCCCCCGGGGCCGGCGCCCCCTCGCTGCACGCTCGCAAACAGAAGGCTTTGTTTGAGGAGCTGGACGCTCAGCAGCTGTCAGAGACTTTTGATAACATAGACAATCTGAGCCCCAAGGCCGCACACAGGAAGGGGCGGGGCTGTAACAGCGCCggaggagcagggagcacaACACGCTCGTATGCAAACACGCCGGTGCTTTCCAGCCCGAAGAACGGAGATGGATCAAAAAGGACGAGTGACGATGCGACGTACATCCGGCCCGTATTCCCGCCCAGCGTTCGAGCGTCCAGCGACAGCCTCAACAGCGTGACGAGCGCCGACGGCTACGGAAACCGTGGCAAGACGAAACCATCATCGGATCCATTCTTGCCGGAGGAAAGCGGAACCAACAAGTGCTGCGTCTACAGGAAGTACCCAGCTGACCTGGCCCACAAGATACGCAGCGCCAACCACATGGCGGATGATGACGGGGCGGAGCTTGACACGCCCATCAACTACAGCCTTAAGTACTCTGACGAACAGTTGAACTCTGGGAGACAGAGTCCCAGTCACCGCAGCGCCATCGAGAGCGACGAGGATGACCAACAGGATGCCcggctgaggaggaggaacgATGGCGGTGACTCTGCAACGAGTGGCCACATGGCGCCCATTCCGCCATGCTACGTCGCGTCCACGGCGACTTCAAACTATGGCGCCGACTCGACCGGAGAACAGCCTATTGACTACAGCCTGAAGTACGGCGCAGACGCCCCCCGCAAACCGCTGTTCAAGCCTGAAAACGCCGCTGCCTCATCAGTGCCCTCGCCCCagccttcctcttccaacaagctccgcccccctccacctccaacCAATCGTTCAGCATCAAAAAGCAACCAGGAGTCCACACAGACGTACTGCGTCGAGGACACACCCATCTGCTTCTCCAGAGGCAGCTCGCTGTCCTCGCTGtcttcagaggaggaggaagaagacggTGACGTCAtcgggaggaagaggagaggtggGAGCGTCATCAGTGGCGGCGGCAGAAGTAACGACTACCCGACACTTCCTGTCAGCGAGAAAGACGCTCATGAGCAacagcagaggcagcagaaaGAGGCAGAGAGCCAAACGGCTGCTGCTGCGGCGGCTCCCTCCACACGTGGGAGGCGgggtcatcatcatcatcatggccaccaccaccaccaccaccaccacgtgACATCCTCGGGCGCCAGGACGCCGAAGAGTCCTCCAGAGCTGCCGTACGCTCAGGAAACGCCGCTGATGTTTAGCCGCTGCACATCTGTTAGCTCCCTCGACAGCTTCTCCACCTCTTCCATCGCCAGCTCCGTGCGCTCCAGCGAGCCGTGCAGCGGGGTGCCGAGTGGCGTTGTCAGCCCCAGTGATCTTCCTGACAGCCCGGGACAGACCATGCCGCCAAGCCGTGCCAAGACGCCGCCGTTACCGCCAGAGATTCAGACAACAAAGGAGGACAAAGTCaaaaagaagcagcaggaggagagcagcCCTGATGTTCTGCTGCATTTCGCCACGGAGAGCACCCCACACGGCTTCTCCCGAGCCTCCAGTCTGAGCGCGCTCAGTCTGGACGAGCCATACATCACAgcagagatgaagaagaagaaagaggagcaggagggaggtaacgaggagaggagggacgAGGTGGCACAACCCATTCTTGACGAATCAGACGACGATGACGACATTGAGATCCTTGAGGCGTGCATCAACATGGCCATGCCCAAATCGTCACGGAAACCAAAGAAACAGCAACAAGCAGCGCCAAGGAAACCCAGCCAGCTTCCTGTTTATAAGCTCCTCCCACCTCAAAGTCGTGCCCAGTCCCAGCAGAGGAAGGAACCACCGCCACCGCCACCGGAGGAGGTGCCGAGAGTGTACTGTGTGGAAGGAACTCCACTCAACTTCTCCACTGCAACTTCCCTCAGTGACCTCACCATAGACTCCCCACCCAATGAGATGGTGGCAGCAGCCAGCATACCTGTAGCCCCGCCCACCTCTGCCCAGAGGAGGCAGGCAGGACTTCCTGAGGGTGAGAACGGTGATGACATCCTCGCAGAGTGCATTAGTGCCGCCATGCCTAAAGCCAAACCCAGGAAACCAATCAGAACTACACCCAACATTGACCCACTCCAAGCTCCACCCCTTCCCCCACCTCTTCCCCCTTTGGCCCCGCCTCCtcagcaacagaagaagaagccaACGTCACCCGTGAAGCCGATGCCTCAGCGGTCCGGTTATAATGTCGCCTCAGCTGCGGTCGCTAAAGCAAAGCCGGGGTTCGCCTTCGACTCTCCACGACACTACACGCCCATCGAGGGAACGCCATGCTGCTTCTCTCGAAACGACTCGCTCTCTTCACTCGACTTTGATGAAGAAGACGGTGTTGAGAAGgatgaagaggaaaagaaaacgaAAGAAGAAGAGGGTCGGAAGAGGAAACAGCAGACAGCGGCCGTGTTCCCTCGGACGAAACCTGCGACGAACGGCACGGCGTCTGACGAGCAGCAGAAGTTCTCCATCGAAGACACGCCGGTCTGCTTCTCCAGGAACTCGTCTCTGAGCTCGCTGAGCGACATCGACCAGGAGAACAATAATAAGGAGTTCGCTCCTCCGCAACCTCTgccgccaccgccgccgccTGAAAGACAGGATGGAGGCAAAGCAACAACCGCGCCCCCACCCTCACAGGCAGATCTGAAGCCCCGCCCCACTACTGCCAGCGGCTACGCCCCCAAAGCCTTCCATGTGGAAGACACGCCCGTCTGCTTCTCCAGAAACTCCTCCCTCAGCTCGCTGAGCATCGACTCCGAGGACGACCTCCTGCAGGAGTGCATCAGCTCCGCCATgccgaagaagaagaagaaagtatcTGCAGCTGCTCCGCCCGGGCCCGCCGCTCCGCCTCCTGAACCTAGACCAGAAGAGGAGGAGCCATCTGAGGCACCAAGAAGCCCCGCCTCCCCTGACTCCGAGTCTTTTGATTGGAAGGCAATCCAGGAAGGCGCCAACTCCATCGTCAGTAGCTTAAacgctgccgccgccgccgccacctCACTTTCCCGCCAGCCGTCATCAGACTCTGACTCCGTGCTGTCTCTGAAGTCTGTGGGCTCGCCGTTTCGCCTGCCAGCCGTCACCAAGAatgcagaagaggaagagggggaggggaagGAGGTGAAGCGTGGAGCCAGGGTCCTGAAGGGTGGAGAACGCACCACATTGGATGcaaggaagaagaaggaagaggaggaggaagaggaggagtccAAGGCAGTGAAAGGTGGAAAGAAGGTGTACAGGAGTCTGATCACAGGGAAACCCAGGGCGGAGACAGCAGCAAGGGGGCGGAGCAAACCCAGAGCGGCGGCTTTGGCCAAGGCTCCAGGTAACAGTGATGGTGCTGACAGAGGGGGCGGGTCCTCTCGGGACTCTACCCCTTCTCGCTCTTccacagcagccaatcagaaaggCAGTAAGCTGTCACAGCTGCCGCGCACCGCGTCCCCAGGCAGCGCGTCATCGTCCTCGTCCGCCTCCAGAACAGCCAAACAGAGCGGAGCGGGGAGGAGTGCTGGCATCCCCCGGAGCGAGTCCGCTTCTCGAGTAAGTGGCTCCTCAGCCGCCAAGAAGCAGAAGGCGGAGCCAGAGAAGCCGGCTCTCGTCCGTCAGTCCACTTTTATCAAAGAAGCGCCGAGCCCCACGCTGAAGAGGAAACTGGAGGAGTCTGCAGCGGCGGCAGCGGTAACGGCGCCCTTAGAGTCGCCATCCAGCCCAGAGTCACTACTACCACCAACAACCAGGAGACACGACGTCAACCGCTCCCACTCTGAGAGCCCGTCACGTccacaggaagtgacatcatcacGATTTAGCCGCACAGGCACCTGGAAACGAGAAAATGGCAGCGGGGGCGGAGGAGGAAGCGGCGGCAAACATTCAACATCTCTGCCACGAGTGGGGACGTGGAAGAGGACCGGGAGCTCCTCCTCTGTTCTGTCGGCGTCCTCAGAGTCCAGCGAGAAGGGGCGGAGCGAGGAGGACTGTGCCGGAAGGTCGAAGGGAACCTGGAGGAAGACTAAGAGCGGCAGCAGCGATGCTTCAGGGGGGCGGGGCTTCCCTGACAAATCCGAAGATGTTTGGGTGCGTCTCGAGGATTGCCCCGTCAACAACCCACGCTCTGCGTCTTCCTGTTCGGCCCGCTCGCCCACCACTGCTAACGCCCCGCCTGTCATCGACAACCCCGCCCCCTCTAagatccccccctcctcctcctcctcttcctcctcctcctccaacctCAACCTGCGCCGGAGCTGCGAGAGCCTGGAAGACAAGCATCCTCCTGAGCGCCATCAACCCCAGAATCAGCAACAACCCCCcgcccagcagcagcagcgcgcTCAGCAGCGCAGCGGGGCCGTGGCGGCTCGGGTCAGCCCCTTCAACTACACGCCGAGCCCGAGGAAGAGCAGTGCTGATGTCACCACACCAGCCACACCCACCCCGACCACCACATCATCCTCCACCACGCCCACTCGGCCGTCACTCATCCCGACACCCATCACTAAGAAACGGGAGCCGAAGGGCGGGGAAGGAGGCGGCAGCAGTGGTAGTGGCGGCGGGGGCAGCAGTGAGCGTGGCTCGTACATTGTGACATCAGTATGA